One stretch of Jiangella gansuensis DSM 44835 DNA includes these proteins:
- a CDS encoding SAM-dependent methyltransferase, with protein sequence MDSRPGVDRTEALRERMSNSAVAALELYTIYLGVRLGLYRALAEGGPASSSQLADRTGTAERYAREWLEQHAVSGLIDVDEPRADPLVRRYRLPAEHIPVLADPDDVRYEAHVAVDLVRAGRRLPQLVDAFRAGNAPPPLPWEPEGRADPNRSRFINLLGNEWLPAIADVDVRLRAEPPARVADVACGTGWSSIAMARAYPSVHVDGVDLDPDAITAARRNAERSGVADRVTFSVADAANLGNPGGYDLVTIFEALHDMSRPVDALGAARQILAQDGIMLVVDGLVNEEFAAPASLRERTEYGWSVVSCLPGAMADPQTAATGAVMRPSVLRHYALQAGFRDVQTLPIDTDYWRFYRLLP encoded by the coding sequence TTGCGGCGTTGGAGCTGTACACGATCTACCTCGGCGTACGGCTCGGGCTGTACCGGGCGCTGGCAGAGGGTGGTCCGGCCAGCTCCTCGCAGCTTGCCGACCGGACGGGGACAGCCGAGCGTTACGCACGTGAATGGCTCGAGCAGCACGCGGTGAGCGGACTCATCGATGTCGACGAACCGCGGGCGGACCCGCTCGTTCGGCGGTACCGGTTGCCGGCGGAGCACATCCCTGTCCTCGCCGACCCCGACGATGTCCGGTACGAGGCCCACGTCGCAGTGGACCTCGTGCGCGCTGGGCGCCGGCTTCCGCAGCTGGTGGATGCGTTCCGAGCTGGGAATGCGCCGCCGCCCCTGCCGTGGGAGCCGGAGGGTCGGGCGGACCCCAACCGGTCCCGGTTCATCAACCTGCTCGGCAACGAATGGCTTCCCGCGATCGCCGACGTCGACGTCCGGCTACGGGCAGAACCGCCGGCACGGGTCGCCGACGTGGCGTGCGGCACCGGCTGGTCGAGCATCGCCATGGCGCGCGCGTACCCCAGCGTCCACGTGGACGGCGTTGACCTCGACCCCGACGCCATCACCGCCGCTCGCCGGAATGCCGAACGGTCCGGCGTGGCCGATCGCGTGACGTTCTCAGTCGCTGACGCCGCCAACCTCGGGAATCCGGGCGGGTATGACCTGGTGACCATCTTCGAGGCCCTGCACGACATGTCGCGGCCCGTCGACGCGCTCGGTGCCGCCCGGCAGATCCTCGCCCAGGACGGGATCATGCTCGTGGTCGACGGGTTGGTCAACGAGGAGTTCGCCGCACCCGCCTCGCTCCGGGAACGAACCGAGTACGGCTGGAGCGTGGTTTCCTGCCTACCCGGCGCCATGGCAGACCCTCAGACCGCGGCCACCGGGGCCGTGATGCGCCCCTCGGTGCTTCGTCACTATGCCCTCCAGGCAGGCTTCCGCGATGTGCAGACCCTGCCGATCGACACCGACTACTGGCGCTTCTACCGACTGCTCCCATGA
- a CDS encoding GAF and ANTAR domain-containing protein — protein sequence MDRYQFNRLLAEAARDMADEPGTQLTLDRAVLMATDIIENCDLAGISLVHRSGIDTPAASHKQLRQIDELQYELNEGPCLDALKQTDVLAVTNLAEDPRWPNWGPRIAAELDIHSSMSFRLFTTGENLGALNLYATKIDAFSHEDLLDGLALAAHAAVALAAAVEEDHLHRALDTRRMIGEATGILRERYGLTTGQAWGVLRRISSHHNIKLHQVAEQLVDIGTLPDSSG from the coding sequence ATGGACCGCTATCAGTTCAACCGACTCTTGGCCGAGGCAGCGCGCGACATGGCGGACGAGCCGGGCACGCAGCTCACATTGGACCGGGCTGTTCTGATGGCCACCGACATCATCGAGAACTGCGACCTTGCCGGAATCTCCCTCGTCCACCGGAGCGGGATCGACACCCCCGCCGCCAGTCACAAACAACTCCGGCAGATCGACGAGTTGCAGTACGAGCTGAACGAAGGTCCCTGCCTCGATGCTCTGAAACAGACCGACGTGTTGGCCGTCACCAACCTGGCCGAAGACCCCCGCTGGCCGAACTGGGGGCCCCGCATCGCCGCCGAGCTCGACATCCACTCCTCGATGAGCTTCCGGCTCTTCACGACCGGCGAGAACCTGGGTGCGCTTAACCTCTACGCCACCAAGATCGACGCCTTCAGTCACGAGGATCTCCTCGACGGGCTCGCGTTGGCCGCTCACGCAGCAGTCGCGCTGGCGGCGGCCGTCGAGGAGGACCATCTGCACCGAGCGTTGGATACCCGCCGCATGATTGGCGAGGCGACCGGCATTCTCCGCGAACGCTACGGCCTCACCACCGGCCAGGCATGGGGCGTCCTGCGCCGCATCTCCTCCCATCACAACATCAAGCTCCACCAGGTGGCCGAGCAACTCGTCGACATCGGCACTCTCCCCGACAGCAGCGGATGA